In Helicobacter ibis, a genomic segment contains:
- the fliM gene encoding flagellar motor switch protein FliM encodes MADILSQEEIDALLEVVDDDGSETEIIDKPAPTQQRQITLYDFKRPNRVSKEQLRAFRGIHDKMARSLSSQISAIMRSIVEIQLHSVDQMTYGEFLMSLPSPTSFNVFSMKPLDGTGVLEINPSIAFPMIDRLLGGKGDPYESTREFSDIELNLLDTILRQMMQNLKEAWAPVTEIFPTVDVKESSPNVVQIVAQNEIVIMVVMEIIIGHSSGMMNLCYPVISLESVLSRLASRDIMLSETNSKKSRNKELQALLGGAKVNVAAVLGETKLTMREILDLEVGDIVRLDRPADDTVIINVDGREKFLASIGLHRYRKTIEVKEMIKTEKDQVKEILEMLEMQRKSRANEIEEE; translated from the coding sequence ATGGCTGATATTCTAAGTCAAGAAGAAATTGATGCACTATTAGAAGTGGTTGATGATGATGGTTCAGAGACAGAAATCATAGACAAACCAGCCCCGACACAACAAAGGCAAATAACTCTATATGACTTCAAGCGACCAAATCGTGTAAGCAAAGAGCAATTAAGGGCTTTTAGAGGGATTCATGACAAAATGGCTAGAAGCCTATCAAGTCAAATTTCTGCAATCATGCGTTCTATTGTTGAGATTCAGCTTCATAGCGTGGATCAGATGACTTATGGTGAGTTTTTAATGTCCTTACCAAGTCCTACAAGCTTCAATGTTTTCTCAATGAAGCCACTTGATGGGACAGGGGTTTTGGAGATAAATCCAAGCATTGCATTTCCTATGATTGACAGACTTTTGGGAGGAAAAGGCGACCCTTATGAATCTACGCGCGAATTTAGTGATATTGAGCTAAACTTGCTAGATACAATTTTGCGTCAAATGATGCAGAATCTAAAAGAAGCGTGGGCACCTGTTACAGAAATATTCCCAACCGTTGATGTAAAAGAATCAAGCCCAAATGTTGTGCAAATCGTTGCACAAAATGAAATTGTAATCATGGTTGTTATGGAGATAATTATCGGACATAGTAGCGGTATGATGAATCTTTGCTATCCTGTTATCTCTTTAGAATCTGTGCTTTCTCGTCTTGCAAGTAGAGATATTATGCTAAGTGAAACTAACTCTAAAAAGTCTAGAAACAAAGAGCTTCAAGCACTTCTTGGTGGAGCGAAGGTAAATGTCGCTGCAGTCTTAGGTGAGACGAAACTTACTATGAGGGAAATTTTAGATTTAGAAGTTGGCGATATAGTAAGACTTGATAGACCTGCTGATGACACAGTTATTATAAATGTAGATGGAAGAGAGAAATTCCTAGCAAGTATAGGACTTCACAGATATAGAAAAACAATTGAAGTAAAAGAAATGATAAAAACCGAAAAAGACCAAGTAAAAGAAATACTAGAAATGCTAGAAATGCAAAGAAAATCAAGAGCAAATGAAATAGAAGAAGAATAA
- the tmk gene encoding dTMP kinase, with amino-acid sequence MYIALEGIDTCGKSTQIKSLKLHYKDAIFTKEPGGSKIGEKLREILLYDCESLSKEAEILLFLADRAQHIKEIIKPNKEKLIISDRSLVSGIAYATDFDFEILQTLNLFATSGVVPDYVVFLEISENELITRLGKKEMDNIEKRGVEYLLSLQSRILDTIRLLGIPYCIINASDEVGAITNEIISFIDSK; translated from the coding sequence ATGTATATAGCATTAGAGGGTATTGATACATGCGGTAAAAGCACACAAATAAAATCTCTAAAGTTACATTATAAAGATGCAATTTTTACAAAAGAGCCAGGTGGCAGTAAAATAGGTGAGAAGTTAAGAGAGATTCTGCTTTATGATTGTGAATCTCTATCAAAAGAAGCAGAGATTTTATTATTTCTAGCAGATAGAGCACAACATATAAAGGAAATAATAAAGCCAAATAAGGAGAAATTGATAATTTCTGATAGAAGTCTAGTTAGCGGTATTGCATATGCAACAGATTTTGATTTTGAGATTTTGCAAACTTTGAATCTTTTTGCTACTAGTGGGGTTGTGCCTGATTATGTAGTGTTTTTGGAAATTTCTGAAAATGAGCTTATAACTAGATTGGGTAAAAAAGAAATGGATAATATAGAAAAAAGAGGTGTAGAGTATCTATTGTCATTGCAAAGCAGAATCTTGGATACAATTAGGCTTTTAGGAATTCCATATTGCATAATTAATGCTTCAGATGAAGTTGGTGCTATAACAAATGAGATTATAAGTTTTATAGATAGTAAATGA
- a CDS encoding ComF family protein produces the protein MRCIVCYKLSIFTICKNCLNIIKITPRSRELDGFKVYSFYDFSEVSFLLSLKYDYIGSKVYSILSKKVLSYVQNILNNNIRFYGVAVDDRINNKGYSHSAILLSHLKKCNITPMYHTLISTNNVNYAGKSLEFREKNPRNFVLKRSVYNKDIVLFDDIITTGLTIKEARDSINNAGGNAHFAFVLSDAKY, from the coding sequence ATGAGATGTATTGTTTGCTATAAATTATCTATTTTTACAATATGTAAAAATTGTCTAAATATAATTAAAATTACTCCTAGAAGTAGGGAGCTAGATGGCTTTAAGGTTTATAGTTTTTATGATTTTTCTGAAGTTTCTTTCTTGTTATCTTTGAAATATGATTATATAGGTAGCAAAGTGTATTCTATACTCTCAAAAAAAGTATTATCTTATGTGCAAAATATTTTAAATAATAATATTAGATTCTATGGAGTTGCAGTTGATGATAGGATAAATAATAAGGGATATTCTCATAGTGCGATACTTCTATCACATCTAAAAAAATGCAATATAACCCCAATGTATCACACTCTAATATCCACAAATAATGTAAATTATGCTGGTAAAAGCTTGGAGTTTAGAGAGAAGAATCCTAGAAATTTTGTGCTAAAGAGAAGTGTTTATAATAAAGATATAGTCTTATTTGATGATATTATAACAACAGGATTGACGATAAAAGAGGCTAGAGATTCTATAAATAATGCTGGTGGCAATGCACACTTTGCATTTGTGCTAAGTGATGCAAAATACTAG
- the fliY gene encoding flagellar motor switch protein FliY, with product MLNDFLQLITKETISTIEGLLGQAPEVSLIESENGKKDSIVAPMTKIDIDSDNSTRMAMFISAKLGTALADMMLGGDGSATKDSMEDDDLDATKEIASNILGAVSTSLGGQKELPKLSFNIGNIAFIGDGGDLALDDYSGFYTFSFSIGDVKDSIYFAFSSTFEKLFSPQAEEAPVESSPANSGSNSSKVELNNNEMKNMAMLLDVRLQVKVRIGQKKMLLKDVIAMDIGSVVELNQLANDPLEVLVDDKVIAKGEVVIVDGNFGIQITEIAPKKDRIEQLM from the coding sequence ATGCTTAATGACTTTTTACAACTAATTACAAAAGAAACAATTTCAACAATAGAAGGACTGCTAGGACAAGCCCCTGAAGTAAGTCTAATAGAAAGTGAAAATGGCAAAAAAGATAGCATAGTAGCACCTATGACAAAGATAGATATAGATTCTGATAATTCTACAAGAATGGCTATGTTTATCTCTGCAAAGCTAGGAACAGCACTAGCTGATATGATGCTAGGTGGTGATGGAAGTGCGACAAAAGATTCCATGGAAGATGATGACTTAGATGCAACAAAAGAAATAGCATCAAACATACTAGGGGCGGTATCTACTTCTCTTGGAGGGCAAAAGGAGCTACCAAAACTTAGCTTTAACATAGGAAACATAGCCTTTATAGGCGATGGTGGAGATTTAGCATTAGATGATTATAGTGGCTTTTATACATTCTCATTTAGCATAGGCGATGTAAAAGATTCCATATATTTTGCATTTTCTAGCACATTTGAGAAGTTATTTAGCCCACAAGCAGAAGAAGCTCCAGTAGAATCTAGCCCAGCAAACAGCGGAAGCAATTCATCTAAAGTGGAGCTAAACAATAATGAAATGAAAAACATGGCAATGTTACTTGATGTAAGATTGCAAGTAAAGGTAAGAATCGGGCAAAAGAAAATGCTCTTAAAAGATGTTATTGCCATGGATATAGGAAGTGTAGTGGAGCTAAACCAACTAGCAAACGACCCACTAGAAGTGCTAGTTGATGACAAAGTAATTGCAAAAGGTGAAGTTGTAATTGTAGATGGTAACTTTGGGATTCAAATAACCGAAATAGCACCAAAAAAAGACAGAATAGAACAACTAATGTAG
- a CDS encoding RNA polymerase sigma factor FliA: MKTFSNGYQSVIKQNQDELAVAYLPALKSLAAKLKERLPASVDFADLVSIGTEELIKLARKYDASINDSFWGYARSRVQGAMLDYLRSLDCVSRNTRTLIKKIDNEIVKYYNIHQEEPDNEYLSKVLGEDIEKIKDARNASEIYAVMPLDEQLSASLDDKTYNAIEKEELVNIIQDILEKSTKNEQLVIQLYYYEELSLKEISEVLEISESRVSQIHKTIIRKLKLNLLQRGING, from the coding sequence ATGAAGACATTTTCTAATGGCTACCAAAGCGTAATCAAACAAAACCAAGACGAACTAGCAGTAGCTTATTTGCCGGCATTAAAAAGTCTAGCTGCCAAGCTTAAAGAAAGATTGCCTGCTAGTGTTGATTTTGCTGATTTAGTATCAATAGGCACAGAAGAGCTTATAAAGTTAGCTAGAAAATATGATGCAAGCATAAATGATTCATTTTGGGGATATGCTAGATCAAGGGTGCAAGGTGCAATGCTTGATTATCTAAGAAGCCTAGATTGCGTAAGCAGAAACACAAGAACACTAATTAAAAAAATAGATAATGAAATAGTAAAATACTATAATATCCACCAAGAAGAGCCTGATAATGAGTATCTAAGTAAGGTTTTAGGCGAAGATATAGAAAAGATAAAAGATGCAAGAAATGCTAGCGAAATATATGCCGTAATGCCACTTGATGAGCAACTTAGTGCTTCTTTAGATGATAAAACTTATAATGCAATAGAAAAAGAAGAATTAGTAAATATCATACAAGACATTTTGGAGAAATCAACCAAAAACGAACAATTAGTAATCCAACTATATTACTATGAAGAATTAAGCTTAAAAGAAATAAGTGAAGTATTAGAAATAAGTGAATCTAGAGTATCGCAAATACATAAAACAATTATTAGAAAACTAAAATTAAATCTTTTGCAAAGGGGGATAAATGGCTGA
- the coaD gene encoding pantetheine-phosphate adenylyltransferase → MRIAIYPGTFDPITNGHVDIVNRACKIFDKIIVAVAKSESKKPLFSQELRVEMAKMAFLNKPCVSVVGFCNLVADFSNEVGANVLLRGLRAVSDFEYELQMGYANASLNSNLETIYLMPSLKNAFISSSVVRSILLHDGDISHLVPSCVSNFIRNNKCI, encoded by the coding sequence ATGAGGATAGCAATTTATCCCGGGACATTTGATCCTATTACAAATGGTCATGTAGATATAGTAAATCGTGCGTGTAAAATCTTTGATAAAATAATAGTAGCAGTTGCAAAAAGCGAGAGTAAAAAGCCATTATTTTCGCAAGAATTACGAGTAGAAATGGCGAAAATGGCTTTTTTAAACAAACCATGTGTTAGCGTTGTTGGATTTTGTAATTTGGTTGCTGATTTTTCAAACGAAGTTGGTGCAAATGTTCTTCTTAGAGGGCTTAGGGCGGTTAGTGATTTTGAGTATGAATTACAAATGGGATATGCAAATGCATCATTGAATAGTAATTTAGAAACTATTTATCTAATGCCTTCTTTAAAAAATGCTTTTATAAGCTCTAGTGTTGTTAGGTCTATTTTATTGCATGATGGTGATATTAGCCATTTGGTGCCAAGTTGTGTTTCTAATTTTATAAGGAACAATAAATGTATATAG
- a CDS encoding P-loop NTPase, which translates to MKNQAAALESLVQNDKKLATRFIAITSGKGGVGKSTFCANLAYKLWQLGFKIGIFDADIGLANLDIIFGVRCEKNLLHVLKNQASLKDIIVPIEHGLYLIPGDSGSDIFRYKSEFMFESLVEDSKFLDGLDFVLIDTGAGIGEYTQTFLKNSDDVIVLTIPDPAAITDAYATIKLTSNFKDRIFMLINMAKNNAEASMIFDKIQKIAGMNIQNINLELIGKITKNTLINYYSKNRGIFVKEEPNSDSAMELEEIARTLAKKLERNVLVKEDKRFGKFIKKILGHF; encoded by the coding sequence GTGAAAAATCAAGCAGCAGCTCTAGAATCACTAGTTCAAAACGACAAAAAATTAGCCACTAGATTCATAGCTATAACAAGCGGTAAAGGTGGTGTTGGCAAAAGCACATTTTGTGCTAATTTAGCCTATAAACTTTGGCAACTTGGATTTAAAATTGGAATCTTTGATGCAGATATTGGATTGGCTAATTTAGACATTATCTTTGGTGTTAGATGCGAGAAAAATCTACTTCATGTGCTTAAAAACCAAGCCTCGCTAAAAGATATAATAGTCCCAATAGAACATGGGCTATATCTAATTCCCGGAGATTCTGGAAGTGATATCTTTAGATATAAGAGTGAATTTATGTTTGAATCTTTAGTTGAAGATTCAAAGTTTTTAGATGGGCTTGATTTTGTGCTTATTGATACAGGTGCGGGAATTGGAGAATACACACAGACATTTCTAAAAAATAGCGATGATGTAATTGTTCTAACAATACCAGATCCAGCAGCAATAACTGATGCTTATGCAACAATTAAGCTAACTTCAAACTTTAAAGATAGAATCTTCATGCTTATAAACATGGCAAAAAATAATGCTGAAGCTAGTATGATTTTTGACAAAATACAAAAAATAGCAGGAATGAATATACAAAATATAAATTTAGAATTAATAGGAAAGATAACCAAAAACACACTAATAAATTATTATAGTAAAAATAGGGGGATCTTCGTAAAAGAAGAACCGAATTCTGATAGTGCAATGGAGCTAGAAGAAATAGCAAGAACGCTTGCTAAAAAATTGGAACGAAATGTGCTAGTAAAAGAAGACAAAAGGTTTGGTAAGTTCATCAAAAAAATATTAGGACACTTTTAA